The window AAAACCATATTACGAAGGAAGACGCCGAGAGGACGGACTTATCCACATGGACAGGGTTTCGTGGCACAGGATGACACATCTTTGCCCGAGCAATGTGCGAAAGGCGATTTCTTTGCCCAAACGCATAATTTTCAGAGGATGTAATTGCAGAGCGTGTGGATATTTTTTAGTTAAACTTCCGCAGATTGGTAGACCGGAGTATGTTTTTTTCAAAGAACTGAGGGGTGATCGAGCAGGTCGCCTGGATCATTCGGCGTAGAATGATTCCGATGTAAACAGAAGCCTCTAATTTgtgacatcggaacatcaagGTCCAATTTCGTTCATTTACAATGCGCCTTTTGCGCTGTCCTCAAATTAGTAATTTATGCAGCTTCCCGTACGCCTTCTCACACCCCTGCAAAAAAGAACTGCGAGAGATCCCTGAAATTTTGCGAGATTGCGCAATGtttcgtcaaaagcatgtaaagacaCCCCCTAGAGAAGCCCCCCACCGCAGAATGGTAGGGGATAAAAAAATTAGGTATCAAGTGACTGCAGTGAAAGACCTTATGGAATAGATACAACCTGATGTACTTTCGGCGTAGCGCCAGGTCAGGTAGACCAAGAGGTAGTTTTATTAAAGAGATACTAGAGGGATAACAGTAAATGTTAGGGATGAAACGAGCAGCACGATTCTATAATGACTCAAGCAGGACATTATGCAAGGTAAGATGAGATACGCACCCATACGCACCAAGCGCATTCTCATTGAGGGCGTATCAGCGTTGTCGCAGCGTATCAGCgttgtcggagatttccggcgcacgtcaaaagaaccccaggtggtccaaattatccgcagtcctacccggCGGCACGTTCAACATGTAGTAGCTGTAGATGTTCAACATGCCTGTAATGTGTTGCGTCGAACTCTACAAGCGTCGCCGTGATAGTTGGCATGAAAACATGAGTGTTACGAATATGCTTTAACAAGATGACGGCAattgatgctctgaggctggaacacagaacttCTTTCAATCCTCAAACAGTTTTCGTGTACTCTTTCGGGGTGTATCACGTGTTGAGTGCTTCCACAGGAGCAGGCTGTACCATTCGAAACAAATGTTATCCTGCTATATCCTTAAAATAATGTCAGCTACGCCCACGTTGTGTTAATTTGTCATCATCGCTTCGTCGTCTTCTCATCATGTCATCTCTCGTCGCCAGGAACGCCTATGACAGCGTAGAGCATTTGGTGCTCCTCCAGGAGTTACTGAACGCTAACACTCCCCCGTACCTGATTGCTTGGGTCATGGCCTTCCTCTGTGATCGCTCGTTCTTCTGCTCTGCTGGTTCCGTAGTTTCTTCATCTTACCCCCAGAGTAGGGGTGTCCCCCAAGGATCGGTGCTCTCTCCCATATTATTCAATGTTTTGATGAGCTCCCTCCCATGCGACCCGAGCATTACAACTTTTACGTATGCGGATGACATTGGTTTCTTTGCTTCGGTGCCGTCATTGTCGGAGTTGTACGCTAAGCTTCAAGCCTACCTGGACACCCTGGCAGCCTGGATGAGCTTTATGCACCTTTCCCTGAATGTGGACAAGTCGGCCATGCTCGTGTTCCAGCTGAACACTCCAGTCACCATCGACTTGCAAGTTGGCCTGCAATCGGTCCGTCAAGTTAAGCAGCTCAAGTACTTGGGGATGTGGTACGACGACTCGCTGAGCTGGCGTCACCACATAGATCACTTGTGTCTAAAGGCAACGAAAGCAATCGGCGTCCTCCACCGGTGCTCTAGCCCCCGTGTCGGCATGCGTAGGGATGCCCTGCTCTACGTGTACCGTTCTTACGTGCGACCCATTTTGGAGTTTGGTGCAGTCCTTTTTTCCTCCCTGCCTGACTGGCGACTAACCAAACTGTACATTTTGGAGCGGCGGGCCCTCCGCCTCTGCTTGGGCCTTCCCCGGTATTCGGCTAATGATGCACTTCTCCTTGAAGCCCGGTTGCCTTCTCTCAAGGCTTGGTTCCGGCTACTTACTGTGAGCATCTTCCTGTCTCAGCGCCAGAACCACCTTGCGCTGTCAAATATTGCGGCTCTCATGGATGCTGGCTGTGGTTAACTCGGCAGTGGCACCATAGAAATACTCCGCAATTCGTTTTCGCCCAGCAACTCCTTCTGCCATTAAAGGTTTCGCTCTTGGATGTCCTCCCACTTGGGGCCCCGCTGGACCCTCCCTCTGTGAGTGTCATTGACATCTTCCCCACGAGTGTTCGTCATGCTCCTTTGCGTACTCTGCAGACAGTGCTAACGAACCATCTTCATCAATTTCCGCTACATCTTGTAGTCGCAACTGACGCCTCTGTCTCAGAGGAGCGCTCTGGGGTCGGCCTTTTCTTCCCTCAGCTTGACTTCCAGTTCCCGGTCCGGCTCCCAGATTTCACCCCTCCATTTCATAGCGAGTTCCTCGCAATGATTCTAGCTCTCAAAAGGGTCCCGCCCACGTGGGAAAGGGTGCTCTTGCTTTCAGACTCACTCTCAGTCGTTTCCGCTTTGGCGACCCCTTCCCAGAACTTGCTCTCCACTCTGCTTACGCTCGCTCACTCGCACATACGCGATATCATCATAACGTGGGTTCCTGGTCACCGTGGGCTTGCTGTAAACGAGCCCGCTGACTCCCTCGCAAAAATGTCTCTCTCTGGGGCGGTTATTGGCCTGCTGCCTACCCTTGCACATGTGTGTGTCGTCAGATACAAACATTTTGCACGGCTATCCTCTGGCCCCATTTTGCGCCCTAAGTACGCCCATCCGTGCTACCCGTGGAAGCCGAATTCCTGTCTTTCTCGGCAGTCAGAGGTCTCGCTGACGCGCGCTCGCTGCCTCGCCCTCCCCCTCAACTTCTATCTTCACCGAGCCGGCCGCTCTTCATCCCCGGCGTGTCCCCACTGTGGCCAGGACGAGATGGTAGAGCACTTCCTCATGCAATGCAGCTTTTACGCTAGGCTTCGAGAGGCCTATATAAGTCTTCCACTCCGTCTGTTGGGGGTTCCCGTGTCCCTAGCAGCCCTCCTTTCGTTTGGAGCCTCCAGCACTTCCAGCTGGGATAGGTCGGTAGCGGTTGGGCTTGCATATTTCCTTTCTCGCTCGCGCCGCTTCTAGCCCACCTTTGCATCATCCCACCTTTGCATCCACAATCACCCATTGAGTGTTACCACGTGCACGCCGAAGGAGCTCATTAGGTCTGAGAAATTCCGGTGGCTCCCTCGCACGAGGCGAGTCAAAGCAACATAAGTCTGAAAAGGGTGGCCGAAGGTTACAATGGCATCTGATTGCTTTGGTTTACCCCAAGTATAACTTCGTGCCACACTTTCAGTGTAGAGTATCCAACTCCGCGGGTTCTTACTTACGTGGAATGGAAAGTTACGGTCAAACACACAGCCACGCATCTACACTGACTACTACACAATGACCCTACTACAATGTCTACTACTAATGAATACTACAATGCCTCTACATGTCAATTATGCAAATAACCACAACATGCACGATGCTTGCCCTTGTGCCATGGAGCCAAAACAAGCGAACTTCAGCACCTCCACCACTTCAACCATTACATTCTCCACCAACCTTCACATTCTCCACCCAAATTGTCACCGTCAAGTCGTAGTACAGTTAGACAtcctcatagccctggccgatctcccttggggctaatggccattctccgtgggacgatgaagaaggaagaagaacGACGCGTACACGTCACTGTTGTCTCTCGGAGCATCAGACACTGCGCTCTGTCATAGGGCTGTGGTAGCGGGTCTTGCATCCTACATCGTGCTCTCCAACCGCTTCTAGGCACTTCCTTACTCTCATACActttcacgtacacacacattcatacagccATCCTTTTGGCCCTGTATAGTCGCcatacgcatattcctacatacgtgcatatccagttcctgcattagtcaTCACATGTCATATATGTCGTAAGTTACTTGGATCCGACTTGGCCATAGTCcccatcattactgcacagacataaacaaacatctcacgcccttttgtcctggccaatctcccttagtggctcacggccattatctcattggtagaagaagaagaagaggaaatggtccattggatATCACAAGAGTAgacctggccaatctcccttgcggatcgcggccatcttcctggggagaagaagaagaagaagtagaccTTGCAGAAAGCCGTGTTGATTACTAGGAAAGAAATTATTACAGTTAAGGTGAGTAAAAATACATGAGAAAACTATGTGTTCTAGCATTTTAGACGGGATGATAGTCAATGAAATCGGGCGGTAATTAGAAGAAAGCTACAAGCGCGTGTTTCTAGTATCGAGGTCAGCGCGGTCAGTGCACCACCGCGCGTGCTCAGCCGTTCAGTACGAAGCCAGAATTGACTCACTCGGTATCACCTTGCTGTTCTTCCATTTGGTCCACTTTGAAGCCATCCAGGCTACCCTGCATCAAGCTATTATGGCGGTAAGTACTCTGCCTCCTCATTTGAGATCAGGAATGCTACCGTTAGACTGCGCCGTTGGTTTTGGAACTTTGGAAGCTTATGTGtggtgtagttccgtagacgggcttatggctttttctaATTAGCCGGAGTGTTGAGAAGCGAAATAATGCACTAAAGTGAGACATGACCATATAGCGAATATAAAAAAAGAATTACAagaatgtgtgttttttttatatgcatctgaacaaccccatctgatgcacTTCTGGCGCTGGAGAAACACGGGAGTGCAAAGCCTAACGAATTCGAAACTTCTtatcttgcgaaaggtagggggctaaatcacctcactttagtgaggttaggtcaagttaggttctacagatatggggggtggggggggggggggctcgcaGTACGCGGTGCgtgcgtcgagactgtgcctcgggttaggtcagaggGGTCCTCAACCAAGATTGGCGGATTGCCTCGAAGAAACGAGCGATAAAATGTATGTTTGGTACGTTATACGACgttgctttttgttttatttcatcAGTTATTTTCTCATCTTTCTAGTAAAACCATCCGTTACTTGATGTCTACTTCCGTTTGTTTAAAAAAGCCATAAGTCCCGCTACGGAACTACCCTGCCTTGGCTGTATTGCCGGCTTGTATTTGCAGTAGGACCGTCTAACGAAAAGTAGCGAAGAACACGCACGTTACCTCACGAACTATACAGCCGGCAATGCAACCGGCATCCACGCATCGAAACGACAGTTTGCGGAATCTTTTTTCCGGCCATTGTCATTGTATACTAGTGAATGTTTATAATACAAAGGGGTAAATCTTGCATAAGCTttgtctgtaaaaaaaaaaaaaaaaaaaagaggtggtcttggcaaatttcagagatCAAAATTCAAGTTCTCGTGAATTACATTTGACAAACGCGCGTAACAGATAAATCTCCCCCGAGCTAAATAGCGTTGTTCTCACAATGTTCAGACAAGTCTTTCAATACGATTTTTTTTAtcaaacaccctgcatatatagTCTTTtcgggttctatgctttttcaAAATCGCGGTTTCACTTCAGTAACTGCAACACACGTTAAAATCGTGCGATATTACCTGGAAAAGCCGATTTTCGGGTTGAAAATGAGCCTAAAAAAAGGGCGCATGACGCATTTCAGAGGAACACCAGATGCCGAGCGACTGTGCGTAGCGCTCTCCCGTGGATGTTACGTTTCCGGAGTTTTTCGGCTGTTACCCATATCTGTGCAATCGGTGATTTTATTGGGTTTTACCGTAAAGCGCTAGGGCTTAAATATACGGGCTGTTTCACCTAACGTTTTAAAAAATCGTATTGAAAAATCTGGTTGTCTGAACGTTATGGACTCAACGCTGCATAATCTCGGAGGAGATTTTGTCATGACTTTGGACTCGGAGCACATTGATTAATTTGATTCgagagaaattgaatttttccGAATTGGGGAGAACGTAGATGTGGTAGACCTTTCGAGAGACGTCGTGTCCTCATGTAAATATATGAAACTATATAAAATATATGTGAAGCTTTCTTATActttctaaaaacagaacttcacaaaatagcacgctcttaaccaATCACCATCTCGAATAACATTAAAAAAACGAACGCACGCCCCGCCCTTTCCACAAATTGTGACAAAGTGACAAAGgtattctgtgcagtggtttgCCTCCACCTTGAAGTGTGGTCAAGTTCTTATTTTTATAGTGTACCAACGGACGGGAACACGTCACTCCTCCGGGACGGAGATTTTCCAAGGTGTCCCTTCGACTCCTCGGCCCCACACGCACACACCCCTAACACTTCATTAAGGCTCCGCAACATagaacatatacagggtgtttcaaaaaacgtgtcattcggacgacggggcggcggaaaaatacggggtaaacggcacttgtgtggcaactgaatttgccatcttgcaaaaatattttcatatgattttaattaaaataaattgaatttctttaattgaactccaaaatttcccaagtcaacctaacgtttttttttttttacataattagagagcccgtagcgaacttactcagatccaccaagaaatccgctcgatattgcaaagggaactgacaaaaaaaaaagtcccgaaattgaggcttcaagtttcgggtattcaacggcgcacgaaatcatACGCAAAGATTCATGTAGAGGAGGAATTGCTCCAGCccacatgaaagatagaaggtcgaaaaaaaaaaagaacacggcgggaaaaaagaggcggaatcatttttgtttcccgcttatcaacgtatggtggaatgtcaaccgccttgttatcggcgcgtcttgtgctgcacgccggtccggcgataaactgtccTAGCTTCGTAGGGGGCAAGGAACATGTCCTGCCTTTCGcgcgtctttgcgactgatttggtgcgctgttgaatacccgaaactctgaagcctcaacttcgggactttttttgggcagttccatttgcaatatcgagcggatttcttggtggatctgactaagttcgctacgggctctcaaattctgtgaaaaaaacgttaggctgacttgggaaattttgaagttcaattaaagaaattcaatttattttaattaaaatcaaatgaaaatatttttacacGGTGGCaaattgccacacaaatgccgtttaacccgtatttttccgtcgccccgttttttataaagtccgaatgacacgttttttgaaacaccctgtatgttataTGAATAAGTAGGGTAGCAAACAGAAGGCGTCCCTTCCTGCCGAACTCCAACATGGCTCTGCAAAAATACTCAGATACTGGGCAAATCCCTGCTTCCACCACACTAATCACCCCTGCTACCATAAACGGGATCAATCCGTGTCGTTTATTCAGATACTCTACAAGTATGCCTGGAAGTGGCGTTCATTGCAATGATCAAACTGTAGAGCGCAGTGGTACAAACGGGAGGTTTATTGATATATCTTACTGTCTTCTCTCTTTCAACATAACAGGCCGTGACTCCAACGAGTCCAAATCCAAAACCGCAGCCAATGAAAATCGTCCAATTTGCTGTCAGGGCTCTGCAATCCTTATCACCACCTGCTCATCCAACAGATCCCCCTCGACCGTTTCCACGAAAGAAAATCATTGGAGTCGTCATTTCTATCATCTCCCTTCTATTGCTCGGAGTTGCCATCTATTTCACCATTGGTGGCAGTACCGTCCGGAAAAGTGTCCACTACTCACTCTGCGATTCACAAGCTTGCAGCGCACTCGAAAACATGCTCCGTAAGACCATCAGCCAACAAATCGACCCGTGCAACAACTTCTATGCCTATGTCTGCGACGGTTGGAACAAagggcagtccaagtctgtttACCAGAACCATGTGGATAACTTTTTGGAGTTGCTAGCTGAAGGCCTTCAGGAAAATGTTCCTCGCTACGACCAGAGTCCCGACCAGAAGGCGGCAGCCTTCTTCCAGGCGTGCAGGAGAGCTGCAGATGACGAACGTGGAGACATGTTGGGTTTAAGGCAAATACTTCACACAAGCGACGTGCATTGGCCCGTTATTTCTGAGAAACCGGACGTCCTCAGATCACTAGTTCGATTTTACAAGTCTCTCAGGATCAGGAACCTTCTGAACATCGACAAGAACGAAGGCAGCTTGGTCATATCCGGAGGCGCTATGTTAGCTAGTAAATACCAGCGTAGAGCAACATTAATTAAAAACCCGGGAACGTATGACTACAAGACTTACTACGAGACATTTCAAAATGCGACCAAAGGTATCTACatgtcagaacaaaaattcctTCCATATTCTGAATTCGTGGAAGTTGAAGATTCGATACTTGGCAATCTAACAAATTATACCAAGGCAGCCGTCAAAAGCCTTCCGAAGAACCTGAGCGACCTGGCAAACTTAACGGCCGAGATTCCTTACGAGCGCTGGTTAAAACTCGTGACACGGGAACTTGGTCTTTCCGCAAATGCCCCGGTGAATATCAGCGACGGGGACAGCGATTACATCCGCGCATTCAGCGGGCTTTTGAAAATAGTCGATGAAAAGCACCTGCACTACGAAGTAGGTTGGATCATGATACAACAGTGCGCCACTTTCATCAATCGACAAGTCCTTAGTGCATATGTCGGCGACTTCGAGCCATTTCAGCCGGGAAGCTTGACAGATATAACAAACCGCGACTACTGCTTCGTGACTACAGAACACATGCTGGGATGGCCTGTCTACGCCAATTTCTTGAAGGGGAACGTACTAGCGGAGTCGATAAAGGACGTACGTAACATTATCGACGACATTGGCCGCGTTGCTTTTCCTAAGATATACGGAAAGATGACACCAGGTTCACCTTACACGGATTCCGTCTTCCGGAAGAAGCTTCGTTTACTCACGACGTACCAAGACCGATTTGAACACTTCAACTTCAGCGGCGCATTTTCCAAGATCGCCGATATGGGTCCTTACATCTTCCAGAACTGGGAGGAAGTTATTCGGGGCCTCCACACATTTTGGAAAGTGATCAGCACGCATTTCATGCCCAGGTTACTCGAAAGACATCTAACGTATAATTTTTACAACGATCTCGAAGGTACATACCTGCTGCCGCCCTACGCTATGATGATGCCACTTTACGACCTTCACGTCATCAAAGCGGTCAAGTATGGTGCTTTGGGGTCCTTGATCGGCTCGGCTGCTTTGGGAATGTCCCATTACTATTGGTCGCTTGACGAAAGTAGAGACTGTATCATGAACACCTCTGCTGACGGCAACTTCAGTGAGCAGGTGCTTCATCCAGCAGGTGCGGTACGCGTAACCTGGGAGGCGTACCGGAACTCTGTGGGTCCTGCTGACGACGTTCGACTGCGTAGTTTGCGTGACTTAACATCTGCCGAGGTTTTTTTCGTGACCACATGTTATATTCTGTGCGGCCTGCCTAAAGAAGCTCACCCCGAATTCCGGTGCAACGAGCCCTTAAAACACCTCAAGGAATTTTCTGAAGCTTTCGGCTGCCGACGGAATACAGCTATGAATCCTGACGAGAAGTGCAAGCTGTTTCCAACGTCATGAGCCTAAGCCACCTCTCTTACTTGCCACGATACCATACTCTGAAATAATCTGAATGGAGTGTCATGTAACTCTCAAATATGTTTTCTTGAAGCGGTATCAATAACACATATattgcttttcttttccttcttggtCTGATCTTTCGTCCAATAGGTCACATGATCTGCTTAGAACGCAAGCGTGAACGAAAGGCTTCGCTTGGGATATTAATCTTTACACTACTCTAAATATCAGACATTAGTCCTCATCCCTTAGCAGGCTGGACAGCATGCGTGACGTTCGAGATGTAGTATATTTTTCAATTTATTCTTCCACTGTTTATAGTACAGTCCTTGTTTTTCATCCACTAGTAATCACGCTGCGCATCATCTTCCACAGCGACTTGTAGCGAACTGTAGGCTCGCCTTAGCTCCTCCGTGCTACGCGGTTGTTTCCAGAGCGCACCTATGTTTGAATAAAATGGAGCTCGTGTCGTGTTACCAGTTTTGCGTCCTGTACTACACTCATCACCACCAGAAATGGGGTGCGGCTATTCGTGCATGTTCAGCAAGGGAGTGAGAATCGTCGACAAACCTTACCCTACGAACCTTGCAGGAGCGCTACATACTGTCACAGCACTGTTAGCACTGTTCCCAGCACAAGGCCCAGTTCAGAGTAAGGAAGAGACTAAGAAGACAGGCTTGTTTTCAACGAAGAGGACATTTTATGATTCCGCGGCAAAGCAACACAGTTCCTAGGCAATGGCGTCGACCGCGAAATATACGTTGTCATCGACGACggcagtttcttttttatttcgctAGTGCAGTAGTTCCCTGCATTGTGGAATGCTGCAGGTGCAATGTACCTCAACGtacaaattttcatttctttcctgTTCAACCACAGTGCAGAAAAGTGCAAAGTGCATTCACGCAACCTGATAAGTGTAGTTGGAGACGGACTTATCCGCTCCCATCCCTCGTCCCGTGTGAATGCTCGGCGGGGACAAGGACTCCTCCGTCCACGTGACGTCACCGCGCGCCGCGGGCTTATCCCGGGGAtgcgtccctcgtgtgaacccaCCCTAACTGGGCGACATCCTGACGTACAGACTTCGGAACACGACGTCATGAAACAGCGAAAGTTTGGCCCCGTTCCCAGGCACTATTTGGCTCGGAGCTGACGTCTCGACTCGTATACAACCGGCTGCAGTGACATCAGcttaataatatataatatgtaATATATATAAGTGCGGGATCTAGAGGACCCGTGTACATTTCTGCTGTCATCATCGCCTCAACGTGTGATTAAATGTTGTATTTGTTCGTTGCACGTTATGAAACAATGCGGTGACAGGCCTACCAGGATGTTTCAGCGTTTGAGCGTTTAAGTATGGCGggccttctagcccgccatagctTAAGATGACCAAGAGAGGACATAACGAAATGAGTCTGAGTGGATATGGAggagagaaagtaaatgaaattcGGAACCTTCAACATCTTTTGCAGAGCTTTTTCTTGTTTCGTCATCGGAAGCACCGAATGTGGTTTGTTTATTGCTTGCAAAAGGTTCCGATGCCGTCTCGTCTTTTTGCAACTTAGCTGCTATATGTCTGACAACCTCTCATAAATCTCACACTTGCAATAGATGCACTGGGCCATTGTGTCACGGTGTTTGACTGGACGCAGCTCCATTGACTACTTGCAGCATCACCATATGCTATTGCAGAATACCTCAGGTCTTACTTAGGAGGCATTTTGGAACTTGCGTCTCTCGAAGTAGCTGAAAGAAACTAGCGCTGCGAAGAGTAGAAACGAAACTGCACGACGCTGAGCTCCCCGTGAGTGGGGCTTGCTCTGAGCAGTTACGGGCGGTGAAAGGTGGCGCGATTTCATATTACTCTTCGCCAGCTAGAGCTTGTTATTTACCGAaatgtgacaggaaaatcacgaatatcatgtcaacatcagcatcaagacagctctgatgttGGCATTATGTTAACACCAGCCCggacagctctgatgttaacataaTCGtcagagcagctgtgatgttaacatcagatctgatttgatttgggacactgtcttgatgctaacatcagctgATCTTAACATCTGCATCAGAGCGGCTGTGATTATAATATCAGCTGGAGTTAGCATGAAGACAGTGTtccaaatcacatcagacctgatgtcgcttttttcGAATAGGGAAGGAGATGTTAGTTGTGTTAAGGAGAGGTACCGGTGCCACGGAGGCATTGAAAGGGTGAGCTGCTGCAGCTGACTCGCGCACTTCACCTTCATCATACGCAGAAAACCAGAAAAGCATATTGTTATGAGCTTCCGCCGAGCAACTACATCTGAAAATGCCCACCAACACATCACGTTAGTTCCAAGCCCAAGGATACCTGACTCGCAAAGGAGATGTTAGTTCTATTTAGGAGTGGTACGGATGCCATGGAGTCATTACGGTTGCCCACCAAAAGTGCTCTTCTCTCGAGTTGCTCGAGTTCAATAAATGAACGCAACCATGTAATGCGCGAAACAAAGCAAGCGAGGTCACACATGTAACGACGGCACCGGCCACAGGGAGGCACTGTTGTCTCCAGAACTGGACTCCACCTTGGACTCCAAGCAAGACGGGTTATCGGGTACTATCGGGTACTATCGGGTACTGTACCTTCCTGCtaaaaggaactttattagtaacgcctttcttttcaataggaaagtgcagcacgcaaataacccagttcggATCTGGGGCAGgaggtgcaagtgaaaagaatgcacctgAGTTGCCCCGCACCCACACCGTGAAAATcagccgagcgccagagtgcaatcccaagaagcatcgtcgcgattgccggaagcacgtAGGAAGGTGGAACTGGCAAGTAACCAGGTGTAGCCGGACAAGTAGCGGCAGACAGCAATCGccagcatggcatcgatggcgCTCACCAGGTGCCgctcgctacgggtcgcgcagcctacgagccacaacgagtACAGATCTCTAGGTGGCGCGCGCTACTATCCACCAGAGcggtgcagtttcatgttcgataatgcctccgctgACACACCCCGATGGTTTtggggcaattccggagcaagtttatcgatgACACTATTAGTAAAGTGCAGCCTCCGTGTTTGTTTGACAGTCGTAGCCCATGGGTTAGGATACATGACCTAAACGACTACAAGCAAGTCGACTGCAAACCATTTTTGGTAGAACGCGTGAGGTGAAGACATAAAATAATTTTAAAATCATGTAATCTAAATGACCATTATTAAATATTAGACCGGAAGAGAAAGTACATAAAGTAATTGAAGTGACAATAAAATGAATTTCTTTGGTGAGAACGAGAGTAGTATAGAGGAAGACGTGTCTAGAGCATAGCCGCCACGCGCTCACGAATGTTGAATCAATTCAGCTGTCTTCTCTGGCTGACTTGGCTTCATTCAGTTACTATTACCTTCCAGGAGCTACTCAATAACCAGCTGGAAGGGCTACGTTGAACCATCAATCAGGCTCCATGGCTGTAAGTAATTCGCCGCTACTACGAAGGGTTTCCCGTTTTTCTCAACTGTCGTGCAAAAGGTTTATCTAACTCCGTATATGCTTAAAATTTGCAGGGATTAAAATTTCTAGGGAGTTTAGTGTCGGCCGTGTTACGTTCACCCTGAGGAGTCTGTTTTAGTTTCGGTGTAGTTCCGTAGGTGGGCTTATTAAATTATCAAGTGCGTTTGAAATTTAAAGAATGCTTCGATGTGAACGAAGGTGATATATGGTATCT of the Ornithodoros turicata isolate Travis unplaced genomic scaffold, ASM3712646v1 ctg00000864.1, whole genome shotgun sequence genome contains:
- the LOC135375452 gene encoding neprilysin-1-like — its product is MLRKTISQQIDPCNNFYAYVCDGWNKGQSKSVYQNHVDNFLELLAEGLQENVPRYDQSPDQKAAAFFQACRRAADDERGDMLGLRQILHTSDVHWPVISEKPDVLRSLVRFYKSLRIRNLLNIDKNEGSLVISGGAMLASKYQRRATLIKNPGTYDYKTYYETFQNATKGIYMSEQKFLPYSEFVEVEDSILGNLTNYTKAAVKSLPKNLSDLANLTAEIPYERWLKLVTRELGLSANAPVNISDGDSDYIRAFSGLLKIVDEKHLHYEVGWIMIQQCATFINRQVLSAYVGDFEPFQPGSLTDITNRDYCFVTTEHMLGWPVYANFLKGNVLAESIKDVRNIIDDIGRVAFPKIYGKMTPGSPYTDSVFRKKLRLLTTYQDRFEHFNFSGAFSKIADMGPYIFQNWEEVIRGLHTFWKVISTHFMPRLLERHLTYNFYNDLEGTYLLPPYAMMMPLYDLHVIKAVKYGALGSLIGSAALGMSHYYWSLDESRDCIMNTSADGNFSEQVLHPAGAVRVTWEAYRNSVGPADDVRLRSLRDLTSAEVFFVTTCYILCGLPKEAHPEFRCNEPLKHLKEFSEAFGCRRNTAMNPDEKCKLFPTS